The sequence below is a genomic window from Chitinophagaceae bacterium.
TGTGTGCTCTTTCAACGTTAAACTCCTCAGCGCAGAACTTAGTGACCAATGGAGACTTTGAAGATTCCATTCATTGCCCAAATAACATTTATGGCAGTTTAGTCGAAAATGCGGCGGGATGGATGAGTATGCGAGGATCGCCTAACTATTTCCATTCCTGTGTGGACGATACATTAGGTTTATTTGATGTGCCCTCAAATGGATTTGGAAATCAATATCCCTCATCAGGGAATGCATACGGTGGCTTTTATACATATGGAAATCCAGCTGGTGGAAGTGAAAACTATAGAGAATTCATGGGAACTCATCTTCTTCAACCTCTTACTATTGGGCAAACTTATTATGTCAGTTTCAAGATTTCATGGGCTACAGAAGGAATTTATTATCCGATAAATTGGGCAACGAATAAGGTTGGAGCGCGGTTTTCAATTCTGCCTCAAAATAGCTTAACGAGCGATCCTTTGCCTAATAGTGCCCACATATACGAAAATTCAGTCATTGCTGATTCATTAAACTGGTCACAAGTCAGCAATTCGTTTATTGCTGATTCTAATTATGAATATGTGATTTTTGGAAATTTTTTCGATGCCGGATATACAACTGCTATTTCATATGGACCCACATCACTTGGAGCCTATTACTACATTGATGATGTCTGTGTGACTGGAACAAAAAGTAATTGCGAAACGTGGAATTCCATTGGAGGAATTGAACCAAACATATCCCTTAAACTTTATCCCAATCCTGTTGATGATAAATTAATTGTTGAAATGCCTCAAAGTGGAGTATATAGACTGGCCATATTCAATAGCCAAGGTATCGTTGTTGAACAAAGAAATGACAAAGAAATTCGGCATGATGAAGAATTTAATACTAAAGAATTTGAGAATGGTGTGTATTGGTGTGGAATATTCAGTTACAAAAGATACGTATTCAATTCATTTATTGTTCATCACTAAAAAATAAAACTTATGAAAAACTTAAAACTAAAGAAATCACTGGGAATAGCAATCTTGATTATTCTCATTTCAACGAAAAGTCAATGTGTTAAAGCACAAACGTGGCATACAACAGGAGACGTGATTAATGGGTCAGAGTATTTGGGAGCTAATTCTACAAGCACAATTCCATTCGACATTAAAACTATTCCATCATTGAACATCAATTTCTGGACTAATAATACACAACGAATGACAATACTTTCGGGAGGAAATGTAGGTATTGGATCGACTTCTCCAAGCAGATTATTAGATGTTTTGGGAGCTGCTAATTCACCTCAATTCCGCATAAGCTATGATGCAAGCAATTATACGGATTTCAAAGCGCGTTCAAATGGAAATCTGATTATCAATCCTCTGAGTTGAGGTCCAACAGCAATGAAGGTGGGCATTGGAAACTTTGCCACGTCTGATGATCCCACTAACAAATTGGAAGTGGTAGATGGAAGTGGAGATCCCCAATTGAGGTTATCTTATACTCATGGCACTTTGTCTACAATCTTTGAAACAAATGTTGACGGTGATTTGAGAATTGCATCTAGTAGTGGAAATCATGGAATTAATGTAAATCCAACCTCTGCAAATTTGGAAATTAAAACTATTACCGGCGGAACAACTGAGCAATTAAGACTTATCTCAGGATCTGCCTATACGAGCTTTACTACCGGAAGCAATGGAACCTTAGGGATGGTACCTTCTAATACGACATTGGGTAAAATCGGAATTAATACGAATTCGCCTTCACAAACACTTGATGTAAATGGAACAGCAGCTATTCAAACCGTGGCAAAAGACAATACACAACTAAAGGTGTTGATGTGGAATTCAGGTTCAAGCGGATTGCTTCAATACAGAGATGCTACCACTTTTATAAGTCCGTGTGCCGGTGGAAATACGGTTAATTATCTTCCTAAATTTTCTACAACCGTAACTGATGTTTGCAACAGCCAGCTTTATGATGATGGAACAAATGTTGGAGTTGCTACTACTTCACCTAACACTTCCTACAGAATGGATATTAATGCAACGGCTCTGAGTAATGGCCTGCATGTAGCCGGTAAATTCAATGGAGTTGGCGTGGACTTAATAACAGCCAGCTCATCGAATATTTCAACTCATGGTGTTGACGTTCTCAATACCGTAACAAATTCAGGTGGGTCTTCAGCCAATTTTGGAACTCACGCATCGGTATCAGGTGCATCTTGGGAAAATATCGGAACCTACGGTAGCGGCACTGGTGGAACTACTGCATACGGTGGATATTTTGATGGGATAAGTGCAACAACCGCTGCTTACGGTGTAATCGGAGTAGCATCCGGCAGTGCAACTACAAATTATGGGGTATATGGACAAGCTGGCGGTGGAACCACCAACTGGGCCGTGTATGCCAATGGCAATGCAGGCGGAACTACCATTTGGAATCCTTCTGATGCAATTTTGAAAACAGGCGTTCAACCATTGACAGATGGACTTTCGATGATAAACCTGTTGCATCCAAAAAATTATTACTTCGATACGGCACAATTCCATTTTATGAATCTTCCCGGCACCTTACAATATGGTTTGATTGCCGAAGATGTTCATCAAACAAACCCGAGCCTGGTAAAAAACTTTACAATTCCTGCACAGTACGATGCTGATGGCAATCAAATTCACGAAGCGTTAGATGTTTCGTACATGAACTATATCGGGGTTATTCCAATATTGATTTCAGCGCTTCAGCAAGAAGATCAAAAAGTAAATGAACTGCAGGCTCAACTGGATGGTTGCTGCGGCTTAGGAATGCGCAACTCTTCAAATGACGGAGTTGAAAATGTAAATAAGCAGAGTGTTGAACTCAAATCAAATCATCAAACTTATCTTGGTCAAAGCATTCCCAATCCAAATAGGGATCAATGTACGATTCCTTATTATGTTGAAGAATCGGTTCAGCATGCCGCTATCATTTTCATTGACGAAACCGGAAGGGAAATCAATCGTGTTGAAATAATCGGTCGTGGCAGTGGTCAGCTTACGGTACAATCATCACAATTGGAAAATGGTGTTTATACTTATTCTTTAATCGCAGATGGCAACGTGATCGGTACTAAGAAGATGATTAAACAGGATTAGTCAGGAACTATTAAAAAAACAGAAGCCGGTTCTAATAAAGAGTCGGCTTCTTTTCTTTTGACGCTGAACTGTTGTTATGGTTAGCACCTGAAGTGGCCAATTACAGTGATCGTCTTGTATTCAAACAATGTATTTTTTTCACAGCCACGATTAACAGGCGGAACACTCGTCACTTTACACCGCCCGTGTCTCCCGAAGGGGACGGGGGGGCCCCCCCAAAATTCATTTGATAAGTTGTAAAATCTGATTTCACCATGAACCAAGAAATTGACCTCTCATAAAAGGCAGCGCTTGAATTGGTACATGTAAAGTCTAACGAATCATTCCTAAAATATTTAAAAAGAGTCTCTCAGGTTTTGCATCAAAGGTTGCCGTGAAGCTCGCGGGGGGGGAATGGAAATAATTGGTAATTGTAGTATTCGCAGGAACTTTCGAATTTTTGCGCGATTTTGTGGGTGAGAAAAACCAGGTGGTGGGCATAATGCAAAAGCGCACACCGAATCCTTTAACTGTTATGCCTGCCTTTATTCCTGGTCAAGTTGGCCCCCCCCCCCCCCCCCCTCATTTTTGTTACCTTCGCCGCCATAATTTTTTAAGCAAACATGAATAAAGATAAACGCATCCTCATTACCGGCGCTGCCGGATTTATTGGTTCACACCTGTGCGACAGGTTTGCGGGTGAAGGGTTCCAGGTGATCGGCATGGACAACCTCATAACCGGTGACATGAAAAACATTGAACACCTGCTTCCACTTTCGAATTTTCAATTTTATCATCATGATGTTTCAAAGTTTATACATGTGCCGGATGAATTGCATTACATCCTTCATTTTGCATCACCCGCCAGTCCTGTTGATTACGTGAAATGGCCGATACAAACCATGAAGGTGGGTTCATTGGGCACTCACAATTGTCTCGGACTTGCCCGCGCAAAAAAAGCGCGGATACTTGTTGCTTCCACGAGTGAAGTGTATGGAGATCCGTTAGTACATCCGCAGACAGAAGAATACTGGGGCAATGTAAATCCTGTCGGGCCACGCAGCATGTATGATGAGGCAAAACGTTTCCAGGAGGCAATCACCATGGCTTATCACAATGCACATCAATTGGAAACCCGGATTATAAGAATTTTTAACACTTACGGTCCGAGGATGCGATTGAATGATGGACGTGTGTTGCCTAATTTCTTTTACCAGGCCATCACAGGATCAGATATTACAGTTTATGGCGACGGATCACAAACTCGTTCCTTCTGTTATGTGAGTGATTTGGTGGATGGTATTTACCGGCTTTTGTTCAGCGATTATGCAATGCCGGTAAATGTTGGCAATCCGGATGAGATCACGATCAGTCAGTTTGCTGAAGAAATTATTTCCCTCACGCAGACTGATCAGAAAGTTGTTTACAAGCCGCTTCCTGTTGATGATCCGAAACAACGGCAGCCGGAGATTACCAAAGCCCGCAACATTTTAGGATGGGAACCGAAAGTGCAACGAAGTGAAGGCCTGAATATTACCTATGAATACTTTAAGAAAGCACTAGGAAAATAATCTATTGAAAGATTCTTGTTCAGGTTGATATATAAAAAAAGGCGCTTGAAAGCGCCTTTCTTTTTGAAGATGATCCGGCTATTAATTCAATTCAATTTTCTTCAGGTAAACATTTCCATTTACGATCACCTGCATAAACACGATGCCTTTTTCATAAGCAGAAAGATCAAGCGTGGCATTTGAAGTGAGTTCAAATGAGCTTAATAAAACTCCTGCATGGTTGTATAATTTCACGATGCCTTCTTGTCCGTTATTGAGTTGCACGGTAACCAGTCCATTGGAAGGGTTAGGAAAAATCTGCACTGAATTATCACTGATTGTCTGAACTCCTGTTGCCATTCCGATATTCAGGGTTTCAGTTGCGCCATTGGTGCAGCAATAATTCTGAGTCGTTAGCGACACATTGTAAAAACCATTTGCTGCATAGGCATGCGTAGGATTGGTTTCTGTAGAGGTGATGCCATCACCGAAGTCCCAGGTGTAGCTGGTGGCATAACGCGACAGGTTATGAAATTGTACGAAATTGTCATTCTGCGAAGCGCTGAATCCGGCAACAGGTTTCAGTTGTCCGTCACCACAAAGACTTTCCACGCCAATAAAGATTCCCGAATCCAGAATGCCATCACCGGCATCGGCAATAGCAAGTTTTACATGATATGTTTCACCTGGTATAACAGTGATCTGAGCTGCAATGGGTACGGTGAATCCATCATATTGCAAGGTGGTTTCGTTGATGTCACCCGGACAGGCCAAAGGTGCAGGACAATCAGCGAGGCTATTGCATACATAATATTCCTGATTGGAATTTATGCAGTTGATGGAATTCACAGATACGGGATTGCTGTTTCCGGGAACCACTGCAATGTTCTGTTCGCCGGTTATTCCGGGGCCGCTGACGTAGAAAGCAAATACATCATTGAAATTGGTTCCTACCCATTCTGAATATTCTTCAGATCCAAATGAATACTTAAAATAGAGCGTATCCAGAGATGGCACAATGTCCATTTCAATCACACAGGCATCATAGGTTGGGAAT
It includes:
- a CDS encoding T9SS type A sorting domain-containing protein, with amino-acid sequence MKNLYIILLCALSTLNSSAQNLVTNGDFEDSIHCPNNIYGSLVENAAGWMSMRGSPNYFHSCVDDTLGLFDVPSNGFGNQYPSSGNAYGGFYTYGNPAGGSENYREFMGTHLLQPLTIGQTYYVSFKISWATEGIYYPINWATNKVGARFSILPQNSLTSDPLPNSAHIYENSVIADSLNWSQVSNSFIADSNYEYVIFGNFFDAGYTTAISYGPTSLGAYYYIDDVCVTGTKSNCETWNSIGGIEPNISLKLYPNPVDDKLIVEMPQSGVYRLAIFNSQGIVVEQRNDKEIRHDEEFNTKEFENGVYWCGIFSYKRYVFNSFIVHH
- a CDS encoding tail fiber domain-containing protein, translating into MKVGIGNFATSDDPTNKLEVVDGSGDPQLRLSYTHGTLSTIFETNVDGDLRIASSSGNHGINVNPTSANLEIKTITGGTTEQLRLISGSAYTSFTTGSNGTLGMVPSNTTLGKIGINTNSPSQTLDVNGTAAIQTVAKDNTQLKVLMWNSGSSGLLQYRDATTFISPCAGGNTVNYLPKFSTTVTDVCNSQLYDDGTNVGVATTSPNTSYRMDINATALSNGLHVAGKFNGVGVDLITASSSNISTHGVDVLNTVTNSGGSSANFGTHASVSGASWENIGTYGSGTGGTTAYGGYFDGISATTAAYGVIGVASGSATTNYGVYGQAGGGTTNWAVYANGNAGGTTIWNPSDAILKTGVQPLTDGLSMINLLHPKNYYFDTAQFHFMNLPGTLQYGLIAEDVHQTNPSLVKNFTIPAQYDADGNQIHEALDVSYMNYIGVIPILISALQQEDQKVNELQAQLDGCCGLGMRNSSNDGVENVNKQSVELKSNHQTYLGQSIPNPNRDQCTIPYYVEESVQHAAIIFIDETGREINRVEIIGRGSGQLTVQSSQLENGVYTYSLIADGNVIGTKKMIKQD
- a CDS encoding SDR family oxidoreductase is translated as MNKDKRILITGAAGFIGSHLCDRFAGEGFQVIGMDNLITGDMKNIEHLLPLSNFQFYHHDVSKFIHVPDELHYILHFASPASPVDYVKWPIQTMKVGSLGTHNCLGLARAKKARILVASTSEVYGDPLVHPQTEEYWGNVNPVGPRSMYDEAKRFQEAITMAYHNAHQLETRIIRIFNTYGPRMRLNDGRVLPNFFYQAITGSDITVYGDGSQTRSFCYVSDLVDGIYRLLFSDYAMPVNVGNPDEITISQFAEEIISLTQTDQKVVYKPLPVDDPKQRQPEITKARNILGWEPKVQRSEGLNITYEYFKKALGK
- a CDS encoding choice-of-anchor L domain-containing protein, which codes for MKKIYTCFFVAFLLLTIIPRQSKAQLVVDTAISVSTMMHDFFDSTCVSISNVTYNGASVAVGFFDGSATNLGINAGIMMTSGSVYNAIGPNDNGSVSLANNLPGDDALNTIAAFPTYDACVIEMDIVPSLDTLYFKYSFGSEEYSEWVGTNFNDVFAFYVSGPGITGEQNIAVVPGNSNPVSVNSINCINSNQEYYVCNSLADCPAPLACPGDINETTLQYDGFTVPIAAQITVIPGETYHVKLAIADAGDGILDSGIFIGVESLCGDGQLKPVAGFSASQNDNFVQFHNLSRYATSYTWDFGDGITSTETNPTHAYAANGFYNVSLTTQNYCCTNGATETLNIGMATGVQTISDNSVQIFPNPSNGLVTVQLNNGQEGIVKLYNHAGVLLSSFELTSNATLDLSAYEKGIVFMQVIVNGNVYLKKIELN